A single genomic interval of Brevundimonas diminuta harbors:
- a CDS encoding DNA topoisomerase IV subunit B has protein sequence MAADLFAFDDEPEARKPEPPKPVAATPPAAAPSIVPTPAPPAVQATATTAAATGYSASSIEVLEGLEPVRKRPGMYIGGTDERALHHLFAEVLDNAMDEAVAKHAKLITVDLDADGYLSVRDDGRGIPVDPHPKHPGKSALEVVMTVLHSGGKFSGKAYETSGGLHGVGVSVVNALSESVEVTVWRDGFEWKQAFSRGHVLAPIQQIGPSKKRGTLIRFKPDDEIFGMGAAFKPARLFRMARSKAYLFRGVEIRWTCAPERITDSTPAQASLHFPGGLADALIDRIGQLETVTPTFAGRAERQGEAGAFEWAVTWSPIGFGESDGFIQSYCNTVSTPDGGTHEAGFRAALVKGLKSYGELTNEKRAAIITAEDVIANAGALISVFIRNPEFQGQTKDRLSSPEGARIVEQLLRDPLDHWLTESPKQANALLGFVVDRAEDRLRRRKDKEVQRAAATRKLRLPGKLSDCSRQSAQGTELFIVEGDSAGGSAKQARDRTTQAILPLRGKILNVASATADKLRANVELSDLALALGVQPGNRFNIDDLRYERIVIMTDADVDGAHIAALLITFFYRVMPETIRQGRVFMALPPLYRISAGPLSEYARDDGHRDELLATVFKGKKTEIGRFKGLGEMMASQLKETTMDPKKRTLARITVPDAEASIEDLVERLMGKRADARFQFIQENAQFVKEELDV, from the coding sequence ATGGCCGCCGACCTCTTCGCTTTTGACGACGAACCCGAAGCTCGCAAACCCGAGCCGCCCAAGCCAGTTGCGGCGACCCCGCCTGCAGCTGCGCCCTCTATCGTCCCCACGCCCGCGCCGCCTGCTGTTCAGGCCACGGCCACGACGGCGGCCGCCACCGGCTATTCCGCCTCCTCCATCGAAGTGCTGGAAGGGCTTGAACCCGTTCGCAAGCGCCCCGGCATGTATATCGGCGGCACCGACGAGCGCGCCCTGCACCACCTCTTCGCCGAAGTCCTGGACAACGCCATGGACGAGGCGGTGGCGAAGCACGCCAAGCTGATCACCGTCGATCTGGACGCGGACGGATATCTGTCGGTGCGCGATGACGGACGCGGCATCCCGGTCGATCCGCACCCCAAACACCCCGGCAAGTCCGCGCTGGAAGTCGTCATGACCGTCCTGCACTCAGGCGGCAAGTTCTCGGGCAAAGCCTATGAAACCTCTGGCGGGTTGCACGGCGTCGGCGTCTCGGTCGTCAACGCCCTGAGCGAAAGCGTCGAGGTCACCGTCTGGCGCGACGGTTTCGAATGGAAGCAGGCCTTCAGCCGCGGCCACGTCCTAGCTCCGATCCAGCAGATCGGCCCGTCCAAGAAGCGCGGCACCCTGATCCGCTTCAAGCCCGACGACGAAATCTTCGGCATGGGCGCGGCCTTCAAGCCGGCGCGCCTATTCCGCATGGCACGGTCTAAAGCCTATCTGTTCCGCGGCGTTGAGATTCGCTGGACCTGCGCGCCGGAGCGGATCACTGACTCTACGCCCGCCCAGGCCAGTCTGCACTTCCCCGGCGGCCTGGCCGACGCCCTGATCGACCGCATCGGTCAGCTGGAAACCGTCACCCCCACCTTCGCCGGCCGCGCCGAGCGTCAAGGCGAGGCGGGCGCGTTCGAATGGGCCGTCACCTGGTCGCCGATCGGCTTTGGCGAGTCGGACGGCTTCATCCAATCGTACTGCAACACCGTCTCCACGCCCGATGGCGGCACGCACGAGGCCGGCTTCCGCGCCGCCTTGGTCAAGGGGCTGAAATCTTACGGCGAACTGACCAACGAGAAACGCGCAGCGATCATCACGGCCGAGGACGTCATCGCCAATGCCGGCGCCCTGATCAGCGTCTTCATCCGCAATCCCGAATTCCAGGGTCAGACCAAGGACCGTCTGTCCTCGCCCGAGGGCGCGCGCATTGTCGAGCAGTTGCTCCGCGACCCGCTGGATCACTGGCTGACCGAAAGCCCCAAACAGGCTAACGCCCTGCTGGGCTTCGTCGTCGATCGCGCCGAGGACCGGCTGCGACGCCGTAAGGACAAGGAGGTTCAGCGCGCCGCCGCCACCCGCAAGCTGCGCCTGCCCGGCAAGCTATCGGACTGCAGCCGCCAGTCGGCTCAAGGGACCGAACTCTTCATCGTCGAAGGCGATTCGGCCGGCGGCTCGGCCAAACAGGCGCGCGACCGCACGACCCAGGCCATCCTACCCCTGCGCGGCAAGATTTTGAACGTCGCGTCCGCCACCGCCGACAAGCTACGCGCCAACGTCGAACTGTCCGACTTGGCGCTGGCCTTGGGCGTCCAGCCCGGCAACCGGTTCAACATCGACGACCTGCGCTACGAGCGGATCGTCATCATGACCGACGCCGACGTAGACGGCGCCCACATCGCGGCCCTGCTGATCACCTTCTTCTACCGCGTCATGCCGGAGACGATCCGTCAGGGCCGGGTCTTCATGGCCCTTCCGCCGCTCTACCGCATCAGCGCCGGTCCCTTGAGCGAATACGCCCGCGACGACGGCCACCGCGACGAGCTGCTGGCGACCGTGTTCAAGGGCAAGAAAACCGAGATCGGCCGGTTCAAGGGGCTGGGCGAAATGATGGCCTCCCAGCTGAAGGAAACAACCATGGATCCAAAGAAACGCACCCTCGCGCGGATCACGGTGCCCGACGCCGAGGCCAGCATCGAAGACCTGGTCGAACGCCTGATGGGCAAGCGCGCCGACGCGCGCTTCCAGTTCATTCAGGAAAACGCCCAGTTCGTGAAAGAAGAACTCGACGTCTAA
- a CDS encoding FAD-binding oxidoreductase, translating to MQTPVPSTAVLDELKAALGPGGWTQDPDVIAPHLTEWRNRWTGDTPILLTPRSTEEVARTVTICAREGVAITPQGGGTGLVGGQVPFGEVLLSTRKMRAVRDVTPLDDAMTVEAGLTLLEAQQTATAAGRYFPLSLAAEGSATIGGVISTNAGGTQVLRYGMMRDLVLGLEAVLPNGEIFRGLKRLRKDNTGYDLKQLLIGAEGTLGVVTAATLKLFPIMRSRAVAVVGLETAAASVELLARAKAETGGGVEAFELMKRLGMELVLKNIPDTREPLETTPDWYVLIEIASGTPGGAEAQMEALLEVAFEQGLITDAAIAQNDAQRAAFWRLREEHSAALKPEGGGWKHDVSVPISRIAEFIDEASAAVERFHPGARISVFGHVGDGNLHYDILPGVGQDIPAFIGRWKEGSQVVHDVVGTYYGSISAEHGLGRLKTEEVKRYKSPLEIETMAAIRRAIDPKRIMNPSVLF from the coding sequence ATGCAGACGCCCGTTCCCTCCACCGCCGTGCTTGACGAACTGAAGGCCGCGCTCGGTCCGGGCGGCTGGACCCAGGACCCGGATGTCATCGCGCCGCATCTGACCGAATGGCGCAATCGCTGGACGGGCGACACGCCGATCCTGCTGACCCCACGCTCGACGGAAGAGGTCGCGCGCACCGTGACGATCTGCGCGCGCGAAGGCGTCGCGATTACGCCCCAAGGCGGCGGCACGGGACTGGTCGGCGGCCAGGTGCCCTTTGGCGAGGTGTTGCTATCGACCCGCAAGATGCGCGCCGTCCGCGACGTCACGCCCTTAGATGACGCCATGACGGTCGAGGCCGGTCTGACCTTGCTCGAGGCGCAACAGACGGCGACGGCGGCCGGCCGCTATTTCCCGCTCAGCCTGGCGGCTGAAGGCTCGGCCACCATCGGCGGCGTCATCTCCACCAACGCCGGCGGCACTCAGGTCCTGCGCTACGGCATGATGCGCGACCTGGTTTTGGGCCTTGAGGCCGTCCTGCCGAATGGCGAGATCTTCCGGGGCCTCAAACGCCTGCGCAAGGACAACACCGGATACGACCTGAAACAGCTGCTGATCGGCGCCGAGGGCACATTGGGCGTCGTGACCGCCGCCACCCTGAAACTCTTCCCGATCATGCGCTCGCGCGCCGTCGCCGTCGTCGGGCTGGAAACCGCCGCCGCCTCGGTCGAGTTGCTCGCCCGCGCCAAGGCCGAGACCGGCGGCGGGGTTGAGGCTTTCGAACTGATGAAGCGTCTCGGCATGGAACTGGTGCTCAAGAACATCCCCGACACCCGCGAGCCGCTGGAGACGACGCCCGACTGGTACGTCCTGATCGAGATCGCTTCTGGCACGCCCGGCGGCGCCGAGGCGCAGATGGAGGCCCTCCTGGAGGTCGCCTTCGAACAAGGCCTGATCACCGACGCCGCCATCGCCCAGAACGACGCTCAGCGCGCCGCCTTCTGGCGTTTGCGCGAGGAACATTCGGCGGCCCTGAAGCCCGAGGGCGGCGGTTGGAAACACGACGTCTCCGTGCCCATCAGCCGCATCGCCGAGTTCATCGACGAAGCCTCGGCCGCCGTCGAACGCTTCCATCCCGGCGCCCGTATCTCGGTCTTTGGTCACGTCGGTGACGGCAATCTGCACTACGACATCCTGCCAGGTGTCGGTCAGGACATCCCCGCCTTCATCGGCCGCTGGAAGGAAGGCTCGCAAGTGGTTCACGACGTTGTCGGAACCTATTACGGCTCGATCTCCGCCGAACACGGCTTGGGCCGGCTGAAGACCGAAGAGGTCAAGCGCTACAAGTCCCCTCTCGAGATCGAAACCATGGCCGCCATCCGCCGCGCCATCGATCCCAAGAGGATCATGAACCCGTCGGTCCTGTTCTAG
- the parC gene encoding DNA topoisomerase IV subunit A, protein MTIHAPPPEGGRIIDEPMETALSRRYLAYALSTITNRALPDVRDGFKPVHRRILYAMHQMRLNPQAAARKCAKVVGEVMGGYHPHGDASIYEALVRLAQDFAQRYPLVDGQGNFGNIDGDSAAAMRYTECKLTPAAVLLLDGIDQDAVDFRPTYDDQDEEPIVLPAGFPNLLANGSSGIAVGMATSIPPHNVGELIDACQLLLERPDATTEDLVQHVPGPDFPTGGVAVEGHASILDAYETGRGGVRLRARWETEDLGRGVWRIIVTEMPYQVQKSRLIEALADLIEHKKAPLLGDVRDESAEDIRLILEPKNRTIEPEMLMESLFKLSDLEVRFPINMNVLDASGTPRVMGLKDCLRAFLDHRREVLNRRSQWRIERVEKRLHLLEGLRIVFLNLDEVIRIVREEEQPKAVLIARFGLTEVQADFILDTRLRQLARLEEMTIEKEFNALSEELANLKALTSSEGKQWKAISKELEAVRKALISPRRTTIAEAVDTSAFVAPEAFIPREAITVILSERGWIRAAKGKVEDPSELKFKEGDQLAYLVPAYTTDKLLVAASDGRIFTIGADKLASGRGHGEPLRLMIDLDEKAEIINVLAHQPGGKLLIASKAGYGFIAPEDDTLAQKRGGKQVLNGEMLAVLRVTGDHVATIGENIKTLIFPLAELPEMGRGKGVKLQSFKQGGLADITVFNAESGPEWADGGGRRRNWPDWKDWLGKRAGAGRQGPRGLRKFR, encoded by the coding sequence ATGACGATCCACGCCCCGCCGCCGGAAGGCGGCCGCATCATCGACGAGCCGATGGAGACGGCGCTCAGCCGCCGCTATCTGGCCTACGCCCTGTCGACCATTACGAACCGCGCGCTGCCTGACGTCCGTGACGGGTTCAAGCCCGTGCACCGGCGCATCCTCTACGCCATGCATCAAATGCGGCTGAACCCGCAGGCGGCGGCGCGCAAATGCGCCAAGGTCGTCGGCGAGGTTATGGGCGGATATCACCCCCACGGCGACGCCTCGATCTACGAGGCTCTGGTACGGCTGGCTCAGGATTTCGCCCAGCGTTACCCGTTGGTCGACGGTCAGGGGAACTTCGGCAATATCGACGGCGATAGCGCCGCGGCCATGCGCTACACCGAGTGCAAACTGACGCCGGCCGCAGTCCTGCTGTTGGACGGCATCGATCAGGACGCCGTCGATTTCCGGCCAACCTATGACGATCAGGACGAAGAGCCGATCGTCCTGCCCGCGGGCTTCCCGAATCTTCTGGCCAATGGCTCGTCGGGTATCGCGGTCGGCATGGCCACCTCGATCCCGCCGCACAATGTCGGCGAACTGATCGACGCCTGCCAACTGCTGCTGGAGCGTCCCGACGCGACGACCGAGGACTTGGTTCAGCATGTGCCAGGCCCCGACTTCCCGACCGGGGGCGTTGCGGTTGAAGGTCATGCCTCCATCCTGGACGCCTATGAGACGGGCAGGGGCGGGGTGCGCCTGCGCGCGCGCTGGGAGACCGAAGATCTGGGGCGCGGCGTGTGGCGGATCATCGTCACCGAAATGCCCTATCAGGTGCAGAAGTCGCGACTGATCGAGGCGCTGGCGGACCTGATCGAGCACAAGAAGGCACCGCTGCTCGGCGATGTACGCGACGAGTCGGCTGAGGACATCCGCCTGATCTTGGAGCCCAAGAACCGGACCATCGAGCCTGAAATGCTGATGGAAAGCCTGTTCAAACTGTCTGATCTGGAGGTCCGCTTCCCGATCAATATGAACGTGCTGGACGCCAGCGGCACGCCGCGCGTCATGGGTCTGAAAGACTGCCTGCGCGCCTTCCTGGATCACCGCCGCGAGGTGCTGAACCGCCGTTCCCAATGGCGGATCGAGCGGGTCGAAAAGCGTCTGCATCTGCTGGAAGGCCTGCGCATCGTCTTCCTCAACCTGGACGAGGTGATCCGCATCGTCCGTGAGGAGGAGCAGCCCAAGGCCGTCCTGATCGCGCGCTTCGGCCTCACGGAGGTTCAGGCTGACTTCATCCTCGACACGCGGCTGCGTCAGTTGGCGCGTCTGGAAGAGATGACGATCGAAAAGGAATTCAATGCGCTGTCGGAGGAACTTGCCAATCTGAAGGCGCTGACGTCGTCGGAAGGCAAGCAGTGGAAGGCGATCTCCAAGGAGCTGGAGGCCGTGCGCAAGGCGCTGATCTCGCCGCGCCGGACGACGATCGCCGAGGCGGTGGACACGTCCGCCTTCGTCGCGCCCGAGGCCTTCATTCCGCGCGAGGCGATCACCGTCATCCTGTCGGAACGTGGCTGGATCCGCGCCGCCAAGGGCAAGGTCGAGGATCCGTCGGAGCTGAAGTTCAAGGAAGGCGACCAACTCGCCTACCTCGTCCCGGCCTATACGACCGACAAGCTGCTGGTGGCGGCGTCGGACGGGCGCATCTTCACCATAGGCGCGGACAAGCTGGCGTCCGGACGCGGCCATGGCGAGCCGCTGCGCCTGATGATCGATCTGGACGAAAAGGCCGAGATCATCAACGTCCTGGCCCACCAGCCGGGCGGCAAGCTGCTGATCGCATCAAAGGCCGGATACGGCTTCATTGCGCCAGAAGACGACACCCTGGCCCAGAAGCGCGGCGGCAAACAGGTGCTGAACGGCGAAATGCTGGCGGTGCTGCGAGTGACCGGTGATCACGTCGCGACGATCGGCGAGAACATCAAGACGCTGATCTTCCCTCTCGCCGAACTGCCCGAGATGGGGCGCGGCAAGGGCGTGAAGCTGCAAAGCTTCAAACAGGGCGGCCTCGCCGACATCACCGTCTTCAACGCCGAGAGCGGGCCTGAATGGGCGGACGGCGGCGGACGTCGTCGCAACTGGCCCGACTGGAAAGACTGGCTGGGCAAACGCGCCGGCGCCGGTCGCCAGGGACCAAGAGGCCTGCGCAAGTTCAGATAG
- a CDS encoding cytochrome c biogenesis protein DipZ produces the protein MILFLLSYLAGVLTIVSPCILPVLPFVFARADRPFIRNGLPLLVGMAVTFAGVATLAALGGGWAVRANEVGRWIALAVMAVLGVSLLFPAVGDRLMRPFVAAGSWLTDRAERQASNLGGDQGDVRSSLLLGVATGLLWAPCAGPILGVILTGAALQGAGVGTTVLLLAYAAGAATSLGLALLVGGRVFKAMKGALGVGEWVRRGLGVLVLIGVVIIGLGADTGLLTRISAASTGRIEQALLGGIGRGMPTNQAPADLANLPVEGVMPPLTGATTWINTPPLTTEQLKGKVVVVDFWTYSCINCIRSIPYVRAWAEKYKDQGLVVIGVHTPEFAFEKSETNVRQNIQRLGITYPVAMDNEFAIWRAFKNQYWPAHYFVDAKGQIRHHHFGEGDYAGSERVIQQLLKEAGAANVASNVVTVEAEGAEAAADMAQVESPETYVGYGRAEKFRSPGGLANDVIKDYVAAPLKLNDWSLSGRWRVTREHADLQAAGGRIAFRFKARDLHLVMGPSKPGAPVRFRVRIDGAAPGANAGSDIDAQGLGRVDGERLYQLVRQTGAVRERTFEIEFLDPGVQVFAFTFG, from the coding sequence ATGATCCTGTTCCTGCTGTCCTATCTCGCCGGCGTTCTGACCATCGTCAGTCCCTGCATCCTGCCGGTTCTGCCCTTCGTCTTCGCGCGAGCGGATCGGCCGTTCATCCGCAACGGTCTGCCGTTGTTGGTCGGGATGGCCGTGACCTTTGCGGGGGTGGCGACGCTGGCGGCCCTGGGCGGCGGCTGGGCGGTGCGGGCCAATGAGGTCGGGCGCTGGATCGCCCTGGCAGTCATGGCGGTGCTGGGCGTCAGCCTGCTGTTTCCGGCCGTGGGCGATCGGCTGATGCGGCCGTTCGTGGCGGCGGGGTCCTGGCTGACGGATCGCGCCGAGCGCCAAGCCAGCAATCTGGGGGGAGATCAGGGTGACGTGCGCTCGTCCCTGCTGCTCGGCGTCGCGACGGGACTGCTCTGGGCGCCGTGCGCCGGACCCATTCTGGGCGTGATCCTGACGGGCGCGGCGCTTCAGGGCGCAGGCGTCGGAACGACGGTTCTGCTGCTCGCCTATGCGGCGGGCGCGGCGACATCGCTCGGTCTGGCCCTGTTGGTCGGCGGTCGCGTGTTCAAGGCCATGAAGGGCGCGTTGGGCGTCGGCGAATGGGTGCGGCGCGGTCTGGGCGTGTTGGTGCTGATCGGCGTGGTCATCATTGGCCTGGGCGCGGACACCGGCTTGCTGACCCGCATCTCGGCCGCCAGCACGGGTCGGATCGAACAGGCGCTGCTGGGCGGGATCGGCCGCGGCATGCCGACGAACCAGGCCCCGGCCGATCTGGCCAATCTGCCGGTCGAAGGGGTGATGCCGCCGCTGACGGGCGCGACGACCTGGATCAACACCCCGCCGCTCACGACCGAGCAACTCAAGGGCAAGGTAGTCGTCGTCGATTTCTGGACCTACTCCTGCATCAACTGCATCCGCTCCATCCCGTACGTCCGCGCCTGGGCTGAGAAGTATAAGGATCAAGGTCTGGTGGTGATCGGCGTGCACACGCCCGAGTTCGCCTTTGAGAAATCGGAGACCAACGTCCGCCAGAACATCCAGCGGCTGGGCATCACCTATCCGGTCGCCATGGACAATGAGTTCGCCATCTGGCGGGCCTTTAAGAACCAGTACTGGCCCGCCCACTACTTCGTCGACGCAAAAGGACAGATCCGTCACCACCACTTCGGCGAAGGCGACTATGCGGGCTCCGAACGCGTGATTCAGCAACTTCTAAAGGAAGCGGGCGCAGCGAACGTCGCCAGCAACGTCGTCACAGTTGAGGCTGAGGGCGCAGAGGCCGCCGCCGACATGGCCCAGGTCGAATCGCCAGAGACCTACGTCGGCTATGGCCGCGCCGAGAAATTCCGCTCTCCCGGCGGCCTGGCCAACGACGTGATCAAGGACTATGTCGCCGCGCCGCTGAAACTGAACGATTGGAGCCTTTCGGGCCGCTGGCGCGTGACGCGTGAGCATGCCGACCTGCAGGCTGCCGGCGGCCGTATCGCCTTCCGCTTCAAGGCGCGCGATCTCCATCTGGTCATGGGGCCCAGCAAGCCGGGCGCACCCGTCCGCTTCCGTGTCCGGATCGATGGCGCGGCGCCGGGCGCGAACGCCGGCAGCGACATCGACGCCCAAGGTCTTGGCCGGGTGGACGGCGAGCGACTGTACCAACTGGTCCGGCAGACGGGCGCGGTGCGCGAACGGACGTTCGAGATCGAGTTCCTGGATCCCGGCGTTCAGGTCTTCGCCTTCACCTTCGGCTAG
- the recO gene encoding DNA repair protein RecO: MDFHEEAFVLSARSHGDTGAVVDLLTENHGRRSAYVAGGASRKMKPFLQAGARVVADYRARTSDHLGAVRLEPVGEGPSALFDDALALTGLAAAAVVTQGALPEREPHPGVFLAFEALMAAFEMPAVWPAIFVRFEAGLLEDLGFGLDLSKCAATGTADDLIYVSPRTGRAVSRDAGAPYSDKMLTLPPFMLGAQSGLIEGDVRAGFDLTGHFLEQFVFHPQNKPLPPARVWMLDKLGDAGRL, from the coding sequence ATGGACTTCCACGAAGAGGCGTTCGTCCTGTCGGCGCGCAGCCACGGCGACACAGGCGCCGTGGTCGATCTGCTGACCGAGAACCACGGCAGGCGTTCGGCCTATGTGGCGGGCGGAGCGTCACGCAAGATGAAGCCATTCCTGCAGGCGGGCGCGCGGGTCGTGGCCGATTACCGCGCCCGCACCTCGGATCACCTCGGCGCGGTGCGACTGGAGCCGGTAGGCGAGGGGCCCAGCGCTCTGTTCGACGACGCCCTGGCGCTGACCGGGTTGGCGGCGGCGGCGGTCGTGACCCAAGGCGCGTTGCCGGAGCGTGAGCCGCATCCCGGCGTCTTTCTGGCATTCGAGGCGCTGATGGCGGCGTTCGAAATGCCTGCGGTCTGGCCTGCGATCTTCGTGCGGTTTGAGGCGGGCCTCTTGGAAGATCTGGGCTTTGGCCTGGACCTGTCGAAATGCGCTGCGACCGGCACCGCCGATGACTTGATCTACGTCAGCCCGCGCACCGGCCGGGCGGTCAGTCGCGACGCCGGCGCCCCCTATTCCGACAAGATGCTGACCCTGCCGCCCTTCATGCTGGGCGCCCAATCCGGTCTGATCGAGGGCGACGTCCGGGCCGGGTTCGACCTGACGGGGCATTTCCTGGAGCAGTTCGTCTTCCACCCGCAGAACAAGCCCCTGCCGCCCGCGCGCGTATGGATGCTGGACAAGCTGGGCGACGCCGGCCGCCTCTAG
- a CDS encoding nuclear transport factor 2 family protein, which yields MIALLATLVLSVSSTQAASDPVVEAGAVLDRMQSAASRADGDAYFDLFTPDARFIGTDATERWSLAEFRAYATPYFSQGKGWTYRPHDRVAILAPGDCRCIVWFDELLDNDAYGLTRGSGVLRLTDDGWKIEQYVLSFTVPNDKAKSVVGLIAEGPAD from the coding sequence ATGATCGCTCTTCTTGCCACTCTCGTCCTTTCCGTTTCGTCGACGCAGGCCGCGAGCGATCCCGTCGTCGAGGCCGGCGCCGTTCTCGACCGCATGCAATCGGCGGCCTCGCGTGCGGACGGCGACGCCTATTTCGATCTGTTCACGCCTGACGCCCGGTTCATCGGCACGGATGCGACCGAGCGCTGGTCGTTGGCTGAGTTTCGCGCCTATGCCACGCCCTATTTCTCGCAAGGGAAAGGCTGGACCTATCGCCCGCATGACCGGGTGGCGATCCTGGCGCCGGGCGATTGCCGCTGCATCGTCTGGTTCGATGAGTTGCTGGACAACGACGCCTACGGCCTGACGCGAGGCTCAGGCGTGCTGCGCCTGACCGACGACGGCTGGAAGATCGAGCAATATGTGCTCAGTTTCACCGTGCCGAACGACAAGGCCAAGAGTGTGGTTGGGTTGATCGCCGAAGGTCCGGCGGACTGA
- a CDS encoding serine hydrolase domain-containing protein, protein MPRTAGGHPRLVLGVLGALILGGAVWGGIATAVAPKTDVELATERADAPPRPPVVVVQDLPQLAARLDREAASRRFMGAVLVAKGDKVLFRQVYGKANYEQDQPLALGSRFRLASISKQFTATAILKLQDEGKLNVSDPVCKWIQPCPQAWAPIRISHLLSHTSGIPDLMARPGWGMRRTTPAALDELTEDSKRFGLQFEPGAKVQYDNAGFNLAAAIVEKASGKPFQTYMREAFFKPLGMKDSGLDLDGGDHGVIMGYANFPGGLAAQPNANTSIVAGAGAVYSTLDDLLVWQRALHRGELLTPASYQQMLADHAPADTKPNERSHPRRDWGFGIFANRLGDQVRPSFQDRQIYHTGSWGGFRNLMLYQPDADVTVIVLSNNYHLRDQVFLISQQAMAEALGHEFPTTLAR, encoded by the coding sequence GTGCCGCGTACCGCCGGGGGGCATCCCCGGCTCGTTCTGGGCGTCCTCGGGGCGCTGATCCTTGGCGGCGCGGTCTGGGGCGGCATCGCCACGGCCGTGGCCCCCAAGACCGATGTGGAACTGGCGACCGAGCGCGCCGATGCGCCGCCACGACCACCCGTGGTCGTGGTTCAGGACCTGCCGCAACTGGCGGCGCGCCTGGATCGCGAAGCCGCTTCAAGACGCTTCATGGGCGCAGTTCTGGTGGCCAAGGGCGACAAGGTCCTGTTCCGCCAGGTCTATGGCAAGGCCAACTACGAGCAGGACCAGCCGCTGGCGCTGGGCTCGCGTTTCCGCTTGGCCTCGATCTCCAAACAGTTCACGGCGACGGCGATCCTGAAGCTTCAGGACGAGGGCAAGCTCAACGTCTCCGATCCGGTCTGCAAATGGATCCAGCCCTGTCCGCAGGCCTGGGCGCCGATCCGCATCAGCCATCTGTTGTCGCATACGTCGGGCATTCCCGATCTGATGGCGCGGCCCGGTTGGGGCATGCGCCGCACGACGCCGGCGGCGCTGGACGAACTGACCGAAGATTCAAAGCGGTTCGGTCTCCAGTTCGAGCCCGGCGCCAAGGTTCAGTACGACAATGCCGGGTTCAATCTGGCGGCCGCTATCGTCGAAAAGGCCAGCGGCAAGCCCTTCCAGACCTACATGCGCGAGGCCTTCTTCAAGCCTCTCGGTATGAAGGATAGCGGGCTTGATCTCGATGGCGGCGATCACGGCGTCATCATGGGTTACGCCAACTTTCCCGGCGGTCTGGCGGCCCAGCCGAACGCCAATACCTCGATCGTGGCGGGCGCCGGCGCGGTCTATTCGACGCTGGACGATCTCCTGGTCTGGCAGAGGGCGTTGCATCGCGGCGAACTGCTGACGCCAGCTAGCTATCAGCAGATGCTGGCCGACCACGCGCCGGCCGACACCAAGCCGAACGAGCGCAGCCATCCGCGTCGGGACTGGGGTTTCGGCATCTTCGCCAACCGTCTGGGCGATCAGGTGCGACCCAGCTTCCAGGACCGCCAGATTTATCACACCGGCAGCTGGGGCGGCTTCCGCAACCTGATGCTCTATCAGCCGGACGCCGACGTGACGGTGATCGTGCTGTCCAACAACTATCACCTGCGTGACCAGGTCTTCCTGATCAGTCAGCAGGCGATGGCCGAAGCCTTGGGTCACGAGTTTCCGACGACGCTGGCGCGCTGA
- the era gene encoding GTPase Era, translating to MTDIENQRAGFAAIIGAPNAGKSTLVNRLTGSKVSIVTQKVQTTRFPVRGIAMEGDAQIVLVDTPGIFTPRRRLDRAMVASAWGGAEDADIVVHLIDAQSHINADGREGTAADRRSAEDTETIIANLQATGTKVVLALNKIDGMRRDTLLALSQKLFESGVYSEVYMISAANGDGVEDLKQRLALSMPKGPWLYPEDQAADVPVRVLAAEITREKVYLRVHEELPYSAAVETTSFEDRADGSARIEQTIYVERESQRPIVLGKGGQTLKWIGQKAREELNEILGRQVHLFLTVKVDPKWQDSRALYAQFGLDFDV from the coding sequence TTGACCGATATCGAAAACCAGCGCGCAGGCTTTGCCGCCATCATCGGCGCACCCAACGCCGGCAAATCCACGCTGGTGAACCGGCTGACCGGGTCCAAGGTCTCGATCGTCACGCAAAAGGTGCAGACGACGCGCTTCCCCGTGCGCGGCATCGCCATGGAAGGCGACGCCCAGATCGTGCTGGTGGACACGCCCGGCATCTTCACGCCACGTCGTCGCCTGGACCGGGCCATGGTCGCCTCGGCCTGGGGCGGGGCGGAAGATGCGGACATCGTCGTTCACCTGATCGACGCCCAGTCGCACATCAACGCCGATGGCCGCGAGGGCACGGCAGCCGATCGTCGCTCGGCCGAGGACACCGAGACCATCATCGCCAACCTGCAGGCCACCGGGACCAAGGTTGTTCTGGCGCTGAACAAGATCGACGGCATGCGCCGCGACACCCTGCTGGCCCTGTCGCAGAAGCTGTTCGAAAGCGGCGTCTATTCCGAGGTCTATATGATCTCGGCGGCCAACGGCGACGGCGTCGAGGACCTGAAACAGCGTCTGGCTCTGTCCATGCCCAAGGGGCCGTGGCTGTATCCCGAGGATCAGGCCGCCGACGTGCCGGTGCGGGTTCTCGCGGCGGAGATCACGCGCGAGAAGGTCTATCTGCGCGTCCATGAGGAGCTGCCCTATTCGGCGGCGGTGGAGACCACCAGTTTCGAGGACCGCGCCGACGGCTCGGCCCGGATCGAACAGACCATCTATGTCGAGCGCGAGAGCCAGCGGCCCATCGTCCTCGGCAAGGGCGGCCAGACCCTGAAATGGATCGGCCAGAAGGCGCGCGAGGAGCTGAATGAAATCCTCGGCCGTCAGGTGCACCTGTTCCTGACCGTCAAGGTCGATCCGAAGTGGCAGGACAGCCGCGCCCTCTATGCCCAGTTCGGTCTGGATTTCGACGTCTGA